The nucleotide sequence GCAAAAACACAGTATAGAGATAGAGTATGCAAAAGAACTTGCTAAAATAGCCGATGTAAAACAGCACTTTATAGTAGAAATACCCCATTTAAAACAACTTGGAAAAAATGCCCTTATAGACGAAAATTTAGAAGTCCCTTCACAAGAGTATACAGACCAACCACCAATTACAACCGTGCCAATGAGAAACCTAACTTTCTTATCTATAGCAGCTGCTTTTGCTGACGTTTACGAGATAGAAAACATAGGAATAGGAATACACTCTTTAGACTCTCCTTATCCAGACTGTAGAGCAGAGTTTGCCTCTGCAGCTGAAGCAGCTATAAACGCAAGCTCTGTGATGGTTGCAACTAAGAAAAACAGAATTAAAGTATATACTCCATTTTTAGGAATGAGTAAAACAGATATAGCAAAGTTAGGATATAGCTTAGGCGTTCCTTTTGAAAAAACTTACTCTTGCTACAAAGGAACAAACCCACCATGCGGAGAGTGTGCAACCTGTAGACAGAGAGAAGAAGCATTAAAATCTATAACAGAGGTTTAAGTTTGAAGAAAGTTTTAATAGTAGAATCACCTAAAAAAGCAAAAGAGATATCCCATTATCTTGGAAAAGACTTTATAGTAAAAGCAACCGTAGGACACTTTAAAGACCTTCCAGAAGACGAAATGGGGGTAGACTTACAAACCTATCAGCCTAAGTTTGTAATAAAATCTTCTAACCACAAAAAGATACTTTCAGAGATAAAGAAGTTAGCTCAGGACGCAGAAGTATACATAGCAACAGACCCAGACAGAGAAGGATACGCAATAGGCTACTTTATGTGGGAAGAGTTAAAGAAAAAGGCAAAATCTATAAAAAGAGCAGAATTTCACGAAATTACAAAAAACCACATTGTAGAAAAAATAAAAAACGCAGTAGATTTTGAAAAAACAAACTTTGGACTTTTCAACGCATTTTTAGGTAGGAGAGTAGGAGACAGAATTGTAGGTTATACCATATCTCCGATAGCATCAAGAGAGATAGGAGGAAGATTTAGCGTAGGTAGAGTCCAATCACCAGCTGTCCGCCTTATCGTTGAAAGAGAAATAGAAATCCAAAACTTTAAACCAACTCCATACTATGTATTATCCGCATTACTTGAAAAAGACGGTATAAAGTTTCCCGCTACATACGAAAAACAAAAAATAGAAGATAAAAAAGAAGCTGAAAAAATTTACCAAGATGTAAAACAAGAAAAAACAGCGTCCGTAGAAAAAGTAGAAAAAAAACAAGTAAAACAAAGTCCAAAACCACCTTTTACCACTTCTACTTTGCAACAGTCAGCAAACTCTGTTTACAGATTCCCACCAGAAAGGACTATGATGCTGGCACAAGATCTATTTGAAAGTGGACTTATTACTTATCACAGAACAGACAGTACAAGAATATCAGACCAAGCAGTAGAAGGGATAAGAAAGTTAATAGAAAGAGAGTATGGAAAAGAGTATTTGCCAAAAAATCCAAGAGTGTATAAGTCAAAAAACACACAGGCAGATGCCCACGAAGCCATAAGAATAACAAACTTTGTCCCACTAAAAGACCAAGAGAAACTAATAAAAGAAAAAGGATTATCAGAAGACCACTTTAAACTGCTAAAACTTATATACGAGAGAACTGTAGCATGTCAGATGGAAGATGCTATATTTGAAAGGACAAACGTATCGTTAAAAATAAAAGACCACACATTTAAAGCAAGTGGTAGCATACTTAAATTTAAAGGATACAAAGCAGTTTACGACTTAGAAGAAGAACAAGAAGAAACTCAAACACTTCCTAAAATAGAAAAAAATCAGCTGATAAATATACAATCCATAAACTTAGAAGAAAAGTTTACAAAGCCACCTGCAAGGTACACAGAAGGAAGTCTTGTAAAAAAGTTGGAAGAGTTAGGCATAGGAAGACCTTCAACATACGCAACTATAATAAAAACAATCAAAGATAGAGGATACGTAGTAAAAGAGGGTTCAAGTCTAAAACCAACAGATTTAGCTTTTCATCTTATTGATTACTTAAATCAAAAGTACAACTGGGTAATTGATTACAACTTTACCAAAAAAATGGAAGAATTTTTAGACAAGGTAGAGGAAAACAAAAAAGATTGGAAAGAATTTGTAAAACAGCTCCATCAAAAATCAATATCAAAAACAAAATCACTAATCTCTAAGAAGATGTTAGATTTCGCAAAAGATTTAGCAAAAAAACACGGAAAAGATATTAACGATATAATAGATGACCCACAAAAACTCAAAGAGTTTATTGACAAACACTCAGACAAAAATCCTTCAGAAAAACAGATAGCTTACGCAAAATCATTGTCAGAAAAAACAGGACTACCACTTACAGAAAAGGAACTTTCAGACAAAAAATTACTTAAAAAATGGATAGACAAAGCAAAAAAAGAAGCTCTAAAAAATTATCAGTTGTCAGAAAAACAAAAAAATGTTTTAATAAAGTATGGAAGACAAGACCTTATAGAGAAACCAGCAGAAGCTTTAAAATTTATAGCAAGTAAGTTAAAAAGATTTAAAAAATAAAAAAGGGCTGGGATAGCTCCCAGCCAAGTATGGAGGGGGAGGGAGGGGGATGCGAAATTAAGTAATTAAAATATATTATAATGCGAATATATTTAAAATGATTATAATCATATATGAGGTGAAGATATGATAGATAGAGAAACAGTTGTAAAAGTAGCACAACTCTCTAAGTTAAAATTAAATGAAAACGAGGTAAATTTGTTTTCTAAACAGTTTAACGACATTATATCATTTGTAGAAAAGCTAAAAGAGGTTGACACTGAAGGCATACCGCCTTTTTACGAGCTCAAGTTAGAGGAAGGACTTTACAGAGAAGACAGTCCTACCCAGTCTCTATCTAATGAAGAAGCACTATCTAACGCACCACAAAAAGAAGGTGGTTTTTTTATAGTCCCAAGAGTTGTAGGATAAGGAGGTTTTTAAATGGATTTAGAAGCAAAGAAAAAAGCTCTAGAGAGTGCAATTTTACAAATAGAGAAAAGATACGGAAAAGGGTCTTTAATGACTCTATCTTCAGAAGGTATAAAATCTGTTGAGGCAATTCCTTCTGGGTCTATTTCATTAGATATAGCAACTGGTATAGGTGGAATACCTAAAGGCAGAGTAATTGAGATATATGGTCCAGAATCCTCTGGAAAAACAACATTAACCTTACACATAATAGCAGAGGCTCAAAAGAGAGGCGGTAAAGCAGTTTTCATAGATGCAGAGCATGCTTTTGACCCTAAGTATGCAAAAGCTATAGGTGTAAACCTTGATGATTTAATTATCTCCCAACCAGATTACGGAGAGCAAGCAATAGAGATAGCAGAGACATTAGTAAGAAGTAATGCGGTTGACGTTATAGTTATAGACTCTGTTGCTGCTTTAGTTCCAAAAGCAGAGTTAGAAGGAGATATAGAGGACTCAAACGTAGGACTTCACGCAAGACTTATGTCTAAGGCAATGAGGGTTTTAAAAGGAGCTGTAAACAAAAGTAATACAGCTTTAATACTTATAAACCAGATAAGAGAAAAAGTTGGTGTAATGTTTGGAAATCCAGAAACAACAACAGGTGGTAGAGCTATAAAGTTTTTTGCAGATATGAGAATGGAAGTTAGAAAAAGCGATTTAAAAACAGATGGAGAAAAGGTAGGAAGCAGAGTTAAAGTAAAAGTTGTAAAAAATAAACTTGCACCACCTTTTAAAGAAGCAGAGTTTGACGTTATATACGGAGAAGGTATATCAAAAGAAGGAGAGATACTTGATTTAGGAGAAGAAATAGGTATTATTAAGAAAAGTGGGGCTTGGTACTCTTACAAGGATGAAGACACAAAAGAAGAGATAAAACTTGGACAAGGTAGAGAAAAAGCGAGAGAGTTTTTAAAACAAAACCCAGATATTACCCAAAAAATAGAAAATCTCATAAAAGAGAGGTTGTTAAATGGAGCTTGACGCAGTTTTAACAGTAGCGGTTAATTCAAAAGCTTCTGACATACACCTAAAGATAGGCTCAAAACCTAAAATGAGGGTAAATACTATACTAAGAGACATTCCTGGATTTGACTTAATAACGCCACAAGATATGGTTGGTTTTGTTAATAAAATTTTAGAAAAATCAGAAAGCAAAAAAGCAGAACTTGTTAAAAATGGGGAGGTTGATATATCATACTCAATACAAGGATTAAGTAGATTCAGAGTTAATATATACAAACAAAGAGGTACTTATGCAATAGCTTTAAGAGTACTTAAAACTATTATACCGTCTATTGAGTCTTTAATGCTTCCAGAAGTTATAAAAAAAATAGCAGAAGAACCTAGGGGTTTAGTACTAGTTACGGGACCAACAGGTTCTGGTAAATCTACAACCCTAGCATCAATGCTTGATTATAGAAACGAGATTTTTGAAGAAACTATTATAACTATTGAAGATCCCATAGAATACATATTTAGAGATAAAAAAGCCTATATAGTTCAAAGAGAAGTTGATTTAGATACAAAAGATTTTTACACAGGACTAAGAGCTGCTCTCCGTGAAGACCCTGATGTTGTAATGGTTGGAGAGATGAGAGATTTAGAAACAATCCAAACTGCATTAAGAGCGGCTGAAACTGGACACTTTGTTTTATCAACACTTCATACACAAGATGCAAAAGATACAATAAGCAGAATAATAAACATGTTCCCCGCAGAAGAACAGAATCACCTTAGGATTCTCCTTGCTGCTGTGCTAAAAGCTATCATATCTCAGAGACTTATACCAAGAAAGGATGGAAACGGTGTAGTTCCAGCTGTTGAGATACTTATAAACACCGGAGCAATAACAGATGCAATACAAAATCCAGATAAACTATTTATGATCCAAGATTTGATGGAAAAAGGCAAAAAGCAGTACGGAATGCAGACTTTTGATCAAGCAGTTGTTGAACTTTATGAAAAAGGTTTAATATCTTATGAAGACGCATTACTCTACGCTACAAACCCTTCAGACGTAGAACTAAAAATAAAAGGAATAACGTCAGGAGAAGATGAAACAGATTTCGGAACCTATGGATTCTAATGTCAAAAGCTATGCTTACAAACTT is from Sulfurihydrogenibium subterraneum DSM 15120 and encodes:
- the queC gene encoding 7-cyano-7-deazaguanine synthase QueC, producing MIKEKNIIVLLSGGMDSATLLWLAKQNFEQVYAISFIYGQKHSIEIEYAKELAKIADVKQHFIVEIPHLKQLGKNALIDENLEVPSQEYTDQPPITTVPMRNLTFLSIAAAFADVYEIENIGIGIHSLDSPYPDCRAEFASAAEAAINASSVMVATKKNRIKVYTPFLGMSKTDIAKLGYSLGVPFEKTYSCYKGTNPPCGECATCRQREEALKSITEV
- the topA gene encoding type I DNA topoisomerase — translated: MKKVLIVESPKKAKEISHYLGKDFIVKATVGHFKDLPEDEMGVDLQTYQPKFVIKSSNHKKILSEIKKLAQDAEVYIATDPDREGYAIGYFMWEELKKKAKSIKRAEFHEITKNHIVEKIKNAVDFEKTNFGLFNAFLGRRVGDRIVGYTISPIASREIGGRFSVGRVQSPAVRLIVEREIEIQNFKPTPYYVLSALLEKDGIKFPATYEKQKIEDKKEAEKIYQDVKQEKTASVEKVEKKQVKQSPKPPFTTSTLQQSANSVYRFPPERTMMLAQDLFESGLITYHRTDSTRISDQAVEGIRKLIEREYGKEYLPKNPRVYKSKNTQADAHEAIRITNFVPLKDQEKLIKEKGLSEDHFKLLKLIYERTVACQMEDAIFERTNVSLKIKDHTFKASGSILKFKGYKAVYDLEEEQEETQTLPKIEKNQLINIQSINLEEKFTKPPARYTEGSLVKKLEELGIGRPSTYATIIKTIKDRGYVVKEGSSLKPTDLAFHLIDYLNQKYNWVIDYNFTKKMEEFLDKVEENKKDWKEFVKQLHQKSISKTKSLISKKMLDFAKDLAKKHGKDINDIIDDPQKLKEFIDKHSDKNPSEKQIAYAKSLSEKTGLPLTEKELSDKKLLKKWIDKAKKEALKNYQLSEKQKNVLIKYGRQDLIEKPAEALKFIASKLKRFKK
- the gatC gene encoding Asp-tRNA(Asn)/Glu-tRNA(Gln) amidotransferase subunit GatC, with product MIDRETVVKVAQLSKLKLNENEVNLFSKQFNDIISFVEKLKEVDTEGIPPFYELKLEEGLYREDSPTQSLSNEEALSNAPQKEGGFFIVPRVVG
- the recA gene encoding recombinase RecA; translated protein: MDLEAKKKALESAILQIEKRYGKGSLMTLSSEGIKSVEAIPSGSISLDIATGIGGIPKGRVIEIYGPESSGKTTLTLHIIAEAQKRGGKAVFIDAEHAFDPKYAKAIGVNLDDLIISQPDYGEQAIEIAETLVRSNAVDVIVIDSVAALVPKAELEGDIEDSNVGLHARLMSKAMRVLKGAVNKSNTALILINQIREKVGVMFGNPETTTGGRAIKFFADMRMEVRKSDLKTDGEKVGSRVKVKVVKNKLAPPFKEAEFDVIYGEGISKEGEILDLGEEIGIIKKSGAWYSYKDEDTKEEIKLGQGREKAREFLKQNPDITQKIENLIKERLLNGA
- a CDS encoding type IV pilus twitching motility protein PilT, whose amino-acid sequence is MELDAVLTVAVNSKASDIHLKIGSKPKMRVNTILRDIPGFDLITPQDMVGFVNKILEKSESKKAELVKNGEVDISYSIQGLSRFRVNIYKQRGTYAIALRVLKTIIPSIESLMLPEVIKKIAEEPRGLVLVTGPTGSGKSTTLASMLDYRNEIFEETIITIEDPIEYIFRDKKAYIVQREVDLDTKDFYTGLRAALREDPDVVMVGEMRDLETIQTALRAAETGHFVLSTLHTQDAKDTISRIINMFPAEEQNHLRILLAAVLKAIISQRLIPRKDGNGVVPAVEILINTGAITDAIQNPDKLFMIQDLMEKGKKQYGMQTFDQAVVELYEKGLISYEDALLYATNPSDVELKIKGITSGEDETDFGTYGF